The Festucalex cinctus isolate MCC-2025b chromosome 6, RoL_Fcin_1.0, whole genome shotgun sequence genomic sequence TTTCAGAATGCCTGTAatttagtattaaaaaaaaatgtttacactttTTCAACACTTTTTGAGAACTCTGAAATACATGCAATGATATAatcttatttcttttttatttagcaGTATTTTAAGACCTTTTACAATAACTTAAAacgttcaattattattatttttttataattgcactatttttttttagtaattgtgCCAATCAATCCATCATGCTTGTTAGCCCTGTAAAAATCATTTCTTAATATATATTCattattaatttatgtattattttgtaGCTATTAAAACACGTGTACTACAGTATAATTAATTTCAACATGTTTTTGCTACAGAAATCTGCTATATTTTATGCTTTTGTACCATACATAGCATTTACaagattgttatttttatttttttattaaaatatgtaacataatcTAAAGGTGCTGTCATATTAGGACCAACATTTTTAGACCTACAGCTGTCTCAATTGACCAATATATGCAAACATTGCGTGTTAGTGATATAATATTGAAAGGAAAAACGAAgcaaaaaagtgttgttgttgtttggggttttttaaaATCCCCAATCTTTTTAAGCATCCTTCAGCAATCAATTTCTTGGACTTGTTGTAATGaagtacaattaaaaataaataaataaacaaataaaaaggaaatACACTCGTGAAGGAAAATTTCATGCATATTAAAAACGTTGTACGAGACATGATCTATATGGGAAATGCAACAATTAGTAAAGAATGACGTATCTAAAATATGAATTCATAATAAAAAGTCTGTCTGGTGTTTTGCGTACCTGTGATGGTTGTCCCGGGAGTGCGAACTGTATccttgagggggaaaaagcggGCGAGGCTCAGAGGTCAACCTGCACTCGCCGGTTTGATCTTCGCTGATCTTCACGCTCGCAGACACTAAAGCTACACTGCCAGTGTGTCTCTGTGTCAGTTGTGCATGGAATGCGGCTTGCATCAATAGGCTAAATATAACCTGACAAGCACTCTCAAACACCATCGGGCAATTGGTAGAGGATGGAACGAGACAAGTCGTCCGATGAgaacttcctcctcctccagagATAAACCGTCTTCCTTGTGTCGGAATGTTCGCCGTCAACATGTCTCACGGGTTAAAGCCTCCAGAGTAACATGTCTTCAAGCTATGCACATTATTCTTGATGTACAGAGAACAGTGGCCCTCTTTGAGATGATCACTGGATATGCATTTTGCTAGCTTGTCCAAAATTATCACAACAATCCATATGTCTGTAACTCAGTCAGTTTGTCTCTTCTTCCACTTACACTTCCAatgccaaaatttcaacattcaTTTTTGCGCTTGCTTGTGGCAATTTAGCACACTCGTTTTAGGAATCTCCACTAAAAGATTAGTAATAAAAGCACACAACTGCCGTCCAATCTGTTAGCGTGAACACACAATTTAACACCTGCTATTTGAATCTTCCTATAAATTAGGCCTCAAATTAATTAGTAAGGCACCACTGTCAACATACACATATAAGGATGaaggttgttgttttattattgtttgatttgtttttacacTTGTATGATGGTAGAGATTGTTATAAAATTACCTAAAACATTGACTCTATACTTAAATTTATGTAACACCTACTCTATTCCTTTTcaatagggaaaaaaatgttcctcTGTCAGTATGATGTAATGCAGCTGTGCAACATTGTTAGTTGCAAccaccaaaaataaacaaaccacttTAGGTGCCTCTTAGTTAATGGTGAtgctttgttggtgctggatttcactttgatggattgggatgtactggcttctatggatctcactctgccttatcgatccttccctccttcctctctttagtttttcctctggtctcttgagatctcgctaaatttgctggaatttagaggcttccggggtggcgtaagactttgattttgtaatcatggggaatgcaggaagtgtttggtcggtgctggatttcacttttgatttatctttcttttctctttctttttttctgaccttttctctggtctcctgaccatttaaacctcacgactctggcaagattctgaagtacctggttaaggcgaagggtaatgggatatttataaggctttagggaataatgagtataaatttatacgtatttgcacacgcacgcacgcacgcacgcacgcacgcaaacgcacgcacacacacacacaaaaaaaaaaagagagcaatgatgataagacgttgaatcggtaagactaccgaatgaacaattctgagctcttaaagaagaaaaaaagaaaaaaaaaagaaaaaatattaaaaaaaaaaaaaaaaaaaaaagttaatggtgatgttttttgttttttttgttttttacatatcAAATGTATTGCTAAATGTTAATAGAAAGCAAAATAAGTCCaaaataagtcttttttttcaaattttaataCTGTAGGTATATCATTGTGCAAAAGGTGCTaacaaaattatttgttttgctaACAAAGTCCATGTAATTCTCCAAATAAGTGACACAAAATGAGTGACTATgcatgcaacacacacacagacacaccgaGTTAAACTTTAACAGCCTAACACGCCAACTCAAAGGAAAGTTAAGTCAAAAAggatctttacaatatgttgaatGCATccccactagtgtaaacacATCCGTCTAATTAATCTTATGTTTgtagccatctcagggggcggccattttgccacttgctgtcgactgaaaatgatatcagaCTACCtaagggttcaggtaaccatgtcacagctcacctgttttctgggtttggtcctGTGTCAGTGCcaatgtgatgtaattttcagttgacagcgaaTGGAAAAATGGCTGCTCCTTGAGAAAGATCAAATTTGGTGGATTTTTTCGACTTAATTTATATAACACAAACGCATTATTAGTCGCAATACGGTTTTTAGGTTAGGGTGCACATGGAacataatattgtaaagaaaatttatgACTTCACTTCCCTTTTAAGTTTCATTTTCATATTGGAAGAAAACTAGGTAATTAACTGTCACTCAAAAATGTGGTAGAATGTCCACTCATTGGATCTCCTCTGGAACACTCGCTGATGTGAAATGactttaaattgtgcaaaacttgtaaaattagaaaaaatgtgtattattttgtgTCTCATGTTGTGTATCATTCGTCACAAAGTGTGGTGTAATGTGTCACAAACAGCACAAAACTAGAAAAATGCACACAACATGCATGTGGAAGGAAAACCCACGGGTGGGAGAACATGCACAATTGACAAAGTAAGACCTGATCTGGGATTTAAACCaagaacctcagaactgtgatgcAATCATGCTCCGCTTTCCTCACTGTGCTGCCCCAAAGAGTTCCCCCGCTTATATAATTCTGGGCTTACCAGCAGACTTAATTGGCTGGGCTGGTCTAAACGGAGGCCCGCAAACTGCTGTCGGTTTGTCACGTGCACATTTCATCCTCACGGGTGCTGAGGTCACGTAAGCCGGGGCCACACGATGGTGAACCCGATTCGCAAGTGGTGGACCGAGTGACACCCTGCGCTTCCATTCCTCTGGTGGCTCAGGAAGGGCCCCGCGGGGCCCCGTGACCTGGACGCGCGAGGCGACGGGAGACGGGGCGCTCTGGATAGAGAAGGCGTCGTCCACTGAACCAAAGAGGCTTCTTGATGCTGCCTCCCAAGGTGTGGGCAGCTTGTAGAATGCTCGCGGAAGAGATGCTCGATGTTGTCGTGCTGGGGAAACACGTGAGCGGGGAGCCTGTGCGCCAACAGGTGACATAAGCCCAGTAGAACAGGAGGGCCTAGGAAGGCTAAGGGAGCGGCTTCTACCAAGTCCCTGAAAGAAAATACACTCAATCAAAATTATTTACTTTGTAAAATTCTATCTTTGCTAACGACATATCGTGGTAAACAGAACGATTAAATGCCCGTAGATATCACATTAAACTATGTACCATCaatctgttgccattcatacaacagaatacAAACCGACAAGTTTATCAGCTTTGTGTTGAACTCATCAGGCTGGcccacattttacatttaggTCAGTTTGTGAACAAACTAAGATGAGATCATTATTTCAATATccatactttttgtgacattatttCTTGGTGGTGTACCTCCGTGAGATTTTTCTGATATAAAATATGCAGCTTGGCTCAGCAAATGTTCGGGAACACTGTATTGTGTATAGTATACGGCATTGATAAATTTGAGAGCAGTTTTGTTGGCTTTGCTGCCATCCTCTGGtcacactgttttatttatttttgtttcattttcttttatgaaattattattttatttatcgtcCATATCACAATtatattactttgtaatttaaaATTTGGGTGTATTATAcgttgatttatttccattgtgtggatatatatatatatatatatatatatatatatatatatatatatatatatatatatatatatatatatatatatatatatatatatatatatatatatatatttattatttccttttttctttttttttctttttttactttggcATTTTTGTCTCCCaggagcaaaatggtgcatttaaatatatttatttgttctgCAATGCAGGAAAGGAGTGGTTGCCAGGGTTCTAATAAAATAACGGCATATCATAATATGTTGTTTTGTAAAATATACTCTCTAATATTTTGTAGACAGCAATATACCTGTAAACTGAACATGAATATAACGTTTGGTTGTTGCTCTTGAAATGGAAATGTGGAATAGAAGCCAAGCtggtagctagctaggtagctcaTATCTAAAAGTTCATGTCACTTGCAAGTTAGTGTAAATGGTACGAGTAAAACAACTAAGTACAACACATGGTCAAATGTATTCTAACGAGGTGTTGGGTTTCATAAACAGTATATTCAGTTAAATTGGGAAGACATCTTTggtgcctttaacaaaagaaacaaagaaattcagtttgttttaattaaaaaaaaaaagaaaagcctcgTAATAATTTTCATTAATGTCAACTCACCAAACAAATGGGTAAAGGCTAAAGTATTATTCTCTTAGTTAATGTGCTCGCATCACTAACATTTTGGTTAGTTTGAAAGACCCCCTAATTACTTCTATTTCTTCCTCTCCTTTTGAAACGTTTTCCATTACTTTTAATTCAATCCATGCAGTCATTATTATTCTGGCTTTGAGTTCACACCAGGTAGCAAATCATAGGGATGGGAAGAAAgacagtaggaaaaaaaaatacagatataAGAAGAGCAGCTGGACACATAGGAAGTGCACAAGAGTGAGAAAAGAGAATTTTAATTGTGTTGAAAACAAGAAGTGCATAAAACAGTTCCATATCAGAAAGACAGACACAAGCAGAAAAGAcaatagattattttttttttagtcactaAATGTAAATCTGAGCAATCAATTTCTACAATATTGAACTTCTTTGGCATAAGATAGGATACAGAATGTCTGATGACTTCGGAATGAGATTGaaggaatttaaaaatatatctaacTTTGTGCATGCAGGTTTCTCCTAAacatgcctttaaaaaaaattaaatacattctatcaacacatacagtatgtgttacttcatttgtgaaatatatGCTATTCATTGTCACTTTTAATCGTCATTTCGGTGATACTTTGTATTTATAAGTAtacatattaaaacaaaacatatttagatAATCACTGAACATTCCTGCACACATACGGTAAGCCTTTCTTAAGAATCATTCATTATTCTCTTTGACTAACAGGAAGGTGACCTAGCAAACCTTGAGCTTTGTATTCCACAGAAGCATGCTCAAGCTCATTCTTTGACACTCTGTCAAGTGAAGCGTTTTAtagcctgcttttttttttttttttttctccaacaactGTGTTCCATCATCTCAGTGTTGATTGCATTGCCACAGCACTGCTATTTCTGGAGCTAATTTAGCATTGCAACCGGCCGCCACTGTTTAGTTATCGCTACTGACTTCTTAGCAGAAAATTTTGGCCGAGGTGCCATTTGAAATGTGCCTCGAACATATAAAGGTGTAGGAGAGAAAGAAGCCAAGCTGCTATCCCGAGATGGCTTCTGGAAAAGCGTGCTTGTAGCTTGAATGCTTGGTACTTGCTTTGTGCTTGCGTGATGGAGAAGCTCAGCCAATTTGGTGTATTGCCGAGCAGAGGAGTTTGATGAACTTACCAGTCCAGAGGACTTAGCTGAGGACTTAGCAGAGGCctctgacttgttttcaaaatCAGGCTCAGAGATATTAGGAGAATGAGCGTGGGCAGACTTTTGTTTGAGTTTCTTGGTCAACTCAAACTTTGATGGCAGAGCGGGTTTAGCGCTAGGACTTTTAGCCTCTGGAACTACATCGCAGTGGAACAGTGATGAGTCCAAACGATACGGCTGATGTTTCATGATATCTAAAGTGTTGAGGTGCTTTGGGACTGATTTGGGTGCCattgtagtttttgttgacggtGCTTTTTTCGCTTCTGGTGGATTGTAAAACGGGGAGTGAATTGGATTGTAAGATAAAGGAGGTGGTGCACGAACATTAGATAAGTATCTCCAGGAGTTGGGTAAGGACATTGTTGGAGAGGGGCATCTTATCTGGTTTGCTGTTGGACCGCCGACAACAAACTTCTCAATTCTGGATTGTCTTTTGGGAAACAACTCTGCGCCTTTTCCCGTCATGGTGCGATCATCAGGGTGATCAGAACCTTGACCAAAGACTTGACCTTTTGGAAATGATATTTTTGATGTGAACGGTTTCATTGGTTTTAGTGGACAAGAGGCGACAGAACTTGGTACGCTGTCTTGCTTACTTCTTGCGGATAACTGCGGGTGATGTGGGGTGAACGTAGGACAGTGCGCCTGCATACTCACAACGGATCTTGGCAGAGGTTTGTTCCAGCTATTTGTagttgactgaagatgagacTGAGAAGAGGATCTGACCGATGCCCTGCCAACAACAGGTGTTTGAATTGTTGCCTGGGCTCGATCTGCTTCCCAGCTGTTGGCCAACTTCTGAGGTTCAGAGCTGTCTTGAGCGAAGTAACGGCGCTGTCTCTGGGGTTCCACAAAATATTTAGTTTGTGAAACTGAACTCCTCGGAGGAATACAGGGCTCACTAGGAGGGCCTCTTAACCAAGGCGGACACTTTGGATTAATGACAGGCTTTGGTGCAACCGGGGGTGGATTCTTGAGTTTAATAGCTCTGGGTTGCATGAAGTTACAAGCTTCAGCACCGAGGCTAAAGCAATCTTCCTCTGACTCCACATAAGCTCTGCTTTCCTGAGGGTCTGATCTTTGTTTGGTTGTCTGTTGCTGTTTGTTAGAGCTTTTACGCCTTGACTCTGGAAGGCTACAGGTCCTTATTGCCGGCACAGATATTCGCTCATCTCTTGAGGCGATGATGTCTCCAGTCGGGGACCAAACCTGTAGGTTTGAGACAATAGGGACAGCTACTTTGAATCTTGACTCTGCTGTTTTTCTCACTGGAACAGCACCAGCAGGCATGCTGTGATCAGCTGGCCCAACTCGGACTCCTGAAAAGGGCTTTGCTGTCCTGTTGGAAACCAAAGATCTTTGCTGGTTCATCTGATGAACGTGGCTGTTCATGTAGTTGCCCTGTTCAGAATGAGCATACATTTTCCTCATGTTGTACATGTTGTTTGCTGCTGTATATCCAGTCTCTGACTGTGCTTTCAAATGTAATCCTTTATCACGGTGTTCTTGCTCTGAGACAACTTCATCCATACGTTTACGACGGTGCGCAAACATCAAAACACCCTTTCCTTTTGTGCCAGGTAACACTTCCATTTCTTGAACACTTCCCCAGTTCACACTGAAATCATGCTGCCGATGATATGTGGAGTATTCCTCCCCAAAGTCAGACTCACTGGTTGTGACAAAGTCAAACCCAGTCTCTTGGAGTTCCTCGGCTTCTTCCAATTGGTCTTCACTGTTAAACTTACTTTCACCAGTCCCGTAACTTACAAGGGTGTACTTCTTCACCCTTTGCCGGCGTTTTTTGAACAGCAAGGCTCCCTTATTTTGAGGGTTGGGTGCATCAGTCAGAAGGCGAGCAATTCGCTTACATTTGGACTTGGTCTCCTTAACTTGCCTTTGTGATTGGCTTTCATCTTGACCAAGCCCTAAGAGAAAGACAGGGAGGATGAACATGTCAGTGGAAATAAAGCCATTTTTCTTACTATTTTTCATTCCATTGACCCAACACTTTTGTTTCATAATATCTCACCCTCAAGTTTAAGCCATCCTTCATGCAATTGTTACTTTCATATGAAGTAAGCCCACTAATTGGAAGCCACTGGCTGGTTGTAACGGCTTCCATTGCAACACCAAGCACTCTAATAAAAGCATCATATTCACTTACAGCTAACTTAGGGAGGTCTGACAAGCAGGCAAAGTAAGGACCTCAATTTGGACGAAGGATCGGATGACAGACTGAGCTGACACATGTTGGTGTCCGTCAAATTAGCTTCTGCTGGCCTTATCATATGGTCATAATTTATTCTTGTCCCTCTATAGCTATTAAAGCCATGGGAATTTTCTCTGCCAGTCTTCCTCAAATAGGTTGTGCATTACCACATCAAAACAACCAACACCCGTGAGCTTTGCAGaccttatttcctttttttttaaaggcgttCTTTACCTCATTCAATGACATTCTAAGGAAAATGGATGGTGTGATTTGCTTGAGTTCAATTAATACATGTACATATTTCAAATGTGACTATAAGCAACAACATAACAGGATTATACAGGTTTGAGTAGAAGATGGATTTTGTACTTACGTGCACACCTTGCCCTGTGGCTTTCCCGTCTGCACAGATCTGTGTCAGACTCCGACTTCCACTTCTCTGCCTGCTCAGCACCCTCATCTGAGATTCCAAAGGAGACTGCAGCAGGAGGTGCTTCACTGCTCCCTCCTTCCTCTGAAGATTCAACCCTCCTGTTCCCAGTCCCTTGGCCCTGCCTATTACTGGCTCTCAGGGGCTCATCAGTGGCCAGGGTCGAGGCCGGGGTCATTTCAGGAGTGTATCCaagggaggaggaagatgaaagTGAGAGTGGTCGTGGTATTTGTCCACTGTGAGGTTCATGGTGATTTGTTGGTGAGGTTTTGCTGTGTGAGATCTTCCTTGGGTCGGTAGGATAAATGTCCTCTCCTCGGTATGAATCTTCCTCCTCACCCCCGCTCAGGTCATACAATGATCGTTGCTCAAGAACCAATTTGGAGTCTTGTGAATCTAAAAGTTCTCGGTACTCCGCATTAGACTTAGGGAAAGAAAAGGGCTGTGTGTCCAAGCACCTCTCTGCATCACTGAATTCAAGTTCATCAGAGGACTCACATTCACATCCTTGTGAACCATCCGAGGCCAACCAAGGGACTGAGGGATCCATGTTCTCTGGGTCCTCAGCTTCTGGTTCCATTTCTGATTCACTTACAAAGTCCTGAGTGTCACCATCTATACCTTAGATAGaacaaaaacagctgtttaaattgtatttatgtttttcattGCCAAGATTAAGATATTTAAAGCTTACATTTCTAGCTAAGTAATTGTTGAGTCACAGGTCTTATAGGGACTGCAACTTGGCTTTTGCAGTTTCATTCGAGCTCTAAATGGAATGGTATGTAATATCATGGGGAAAACAGCCTTCCCGTCCAACTGCACAGGAAAAACAATTGGATGGATGCTCTCCAAGTTCTCCTGTTTATAAAGGGAGGGTTGCTGTCACCTTAACAAGTGTGGCAGCAACAACATTTCCATTTATGACCGAAAGACACAAGCATTTGCCTCATATGATGAGGAAACGGTATACACCCACAGTTGAAGACATTGTTTGTTAGTCAGAGGTGTTATAAAAttccaatatatttttaacttaattttttttttaaaaaggcaccaGAGACACTGGTTTGCCGCACAGAAGCAACCTTCAGAGACCATCTCGTCATGACATTTTCAGGCCTTTGCCACAAGGTGGTGTCATAGTAGTGGCTGTTTTTTGGTGCTAATACAATAGTGACGTGAGGCTTGGTTGGTGGTACACGCTTTATAAAATTTGAAAGCAGGATGGAGACAGAGTTCTTCTTAAACAATGCCGTTTACTTGTCACGTGGCAATTGCAGCGATCACACTTCTTGACCCCTtatcagctgactaacactaaccaatcaggagctagcagactttagataaatgcaagtgaatgagaaCAGCGGATTAAACACATCAACGTAGCTActtgtataaaaaacaaaacaaaaaaacaaacaaaaaaaaaaaaaataataataataataataataataataataataataataacaaaagttGCCAAAATGCATGAATGTGTAAATGATAATAAATGATAATTctggaaaaataaatgtataggtaaaaatatattttaacaaattaacattAATATTTCCCATTTGTGAGCCTTAGACGATGGTATGGCTCAATGATGGCTTTGGTGAACAATCATAATCTTTCTAGTACTATAGCATTATTTTTGCTGCTTTCATTGCAACAAAGTTTCACCCTAAATCCCATAGCGTCACAGATTGTTAATCATGAATCATTGGTTTGTTTGCTCGTAGGTATTTTGTATGAAGATTTGTTTGAATTGTGTTTAGGATAATATACTGTGTGCTTCATTGCACTTGCTTACTACAACAAAAGTTGTACAGGCTCTTTCATAGTCTCTTCACACTTGGTTCCACTTCATTTTACCATTCAGGACTTCCTTTAGTGCAGCTGGCTTTTCTGCTTCCAAGTAAGGCATTACATCTGCTATGATTGcctgtctccatggcaacagaaAGTCGGCACCTTTGAAAAAATTAGTGCTCTCTTGCTCCGAGGCATGACCCCCTTCAGGATTTACCTCTCGCAGATTAGATGTTTCCATGGTATTACCACAGCCAAGGAGCTGATGTGATGTTAAAGTTTGTGTGAGCAGGTTTTAAATTAAACTTGTGGTTGACGGACATAAACCAAACTCTTGGGAGTTGTGGATTACCTATCAAGAAAGCTGGCCAAGGtataaatttattttgttttccataATTAAGAGATTGTGTCGAGTATCCCAACAAAGCTTAAAATTAACACTCATCATTCCTTAAATGCATAGCAGCATGATTTTTGAAGCTTTAAAGTAGGAGAACTAATTAGTTGTAGCCAATAGATAGCATGACCACATTAGAAAATAAACTCAAAACACATATTGTAATGGCTCATTTTTAACACAGACTATGTGTAGATGGGAGTATCGTCAGTATATATAGGTGAATGTATTATGTACATCATAGACTACTAGAAATTAAATAATCCATTGCACACTATAAAATTTTAGGTATGAAGtatataaaatggaaataaatctagGATTCGTACGATTCGTAAGTTATTTTGCAACACCATTCCAGGTCCAACAGGATAAGTCAATGGCCAAATTGCTActtacaattattcatagttcCTTTCTCATCCATGAAGTTACTCCTTGTCTCTCATTTGTTGATATCCAGCTTTCTACTCTTGATTTCCTTCTTATTTGACGGTCTGGGATGCAGAATTAGAATCCAAGCGCAGAAGAGGCAAATTACAGCGAATTACAGATGTTTGCGTCACCTACCGACTTGCTGGAGTGCCGCTTTGCTCTTTCTCTATTCTATTTAAAGAGCGAGAATAGGTCTCGATGCTCCCTTGGACACAGCTGACTTAGCATCTCACATGGCTCCAGTAAGAAAAATCACGCCTTTGATGATAGCATTTAAAGACAGTGTAATGAAAGATTAGACTTTTTACAGCATTACTGTTAGGGGTGTTAACTCTTTATAGTAAACACTTTTCTACTCTCTTTGACAGGATGTCCCTACTTGGATATGAAATAAATCTTGGTCTGCAAACCACAAGTTTAAAGATATATCTTATGATTAAAATGTATAGCAAGAGTCCAATTGCCTAAATCAGGTGTCTGCAActtgcggctctggagccacatgtgcctccctgtggatctcttaaaaaaaaaaagtaaaaattaatatatttctttgcatatttatttaaatttttagataaaatatgctTCAGATGAATtaatggttatttaaaaaaaaaaacaattaaatataaaaaaaaaaatgtcagaatccAAATTTtaggttgtcagaaaaagaaagacaaagaaaggtttgatgaaaatgtgtttttgttttttcctaaatatccaaaaagtaaccataaaatgtccaataaGGAtggggaaaagcagaaaataaccataaaaagtccacaaaatcaaatcaccaaaaatgtcagagaattgaatacAAAATAGCAgaaatgaaaatgttcaaaaagtaaccataaaatgtccaaaaccaaaagaagaaatctcGAAAATGCCACAAAAATGTCGGAAATTAATagtaaaaaaggcagaaaaaaaatgtaaaaacaaacaaataaataaataaataaccatttAAATATCCGAAAAAGGAAgagaagcagaaaattaccatatgtccatcaaattgccaaaaatgtaatgtaacaATAATGTCTAGAAAtacccataaaatgtccaaaaaatgaagaaacgatgcacaaaaaaagtatttaaaattaaatatgaaaaacgacccctcaaaaaatccaaaaatggaatacgaaaggtagaagaaaatgaatctctacGTCGTGGATGCTGctgtcacactttttttgttgtgctgTTTGTCTCTAATTAACTCTTAGGCCCTCCATATTTTAGACTAACAATAACACACCATTTCCGTCACCACAATCTTCGAATGTTTTGCGTCTCCACAATCCacagatttttggttattaATTTGCCGAGAAGGGGCTCTTTTGACAAGAAAGGTTGCTGATCCCTGACCTAAATCATTGTTTTGATAAAAGAATAATGTCGTTTTCTCTTCTGTTGTGAAGCATGCACGATGATTAGGTGAGGAAAATTTCCTCTGTGTGACTAATTATGGTTATCTTATCTTATTCTGTGCGCGTAACAGTCAAGTCGTCCTGCACTCATCACATGTcactaaaattcagaaaaacacaATGATTAAGGGCAGTTGTAATTATTAACATCACAATGATACATTTTACCTTGCTCACAGCGGAGAGCACTTCACTTCTAAGTGGAAGCTCATCTGGGTGACTCTGGAAGTTATCCAAAATGAAATTTGACAACATACTTTCAGAAATTGGCGGTGTTGGAAAATTCCAAATGAAGTTAATTTTGATCCAGGTCATATCTCGAATCACGCTGCCTTGTCACTTCCTGCTGAATAACTTCATGGCGGGGGTTCCCTCTCACCACTGCAGTATCAGCACTCTGGATAACTTCAACATCTCCTCCAATTTAACTTTGGAACAGAAGCTGACGATGAGCATTCCGAGAGACACGGACGGGAGTCTGAGCTCCTGTCTGATGTTTTCCAAGCCTCGGCATCCGCATCTGCTGAACGACAGCGAGGTGTCGTCGGTTGTTCCGTGTCAAAACGGATGGGTGTACGACAAAAGTGATTTTAAATCAACGCTGGCAACGGAGGTAAGTTAGTTTTTCTTTCAAGTGAAATCAATTTAATTTATGGCGCGCTAAATCAACAGATTTTACATACGAGCAGGTCTGCAACCACGCTTCTCACATGACCTCCCTCAGATGGTTAGATTGAGATGGATTACTTTTTGTAGGCGAGTGATAGTA encodes the following:
- the synpo2b gene encoding synaptopodin 2b, which codes for MDEKGTMNNCIDGDTQDFVSESEMEPEAEDPENMDPSVPWLASDGSQGCECESSDELEFSDAERCLDTQPFSFPKSNAEYRELLDSQDSKLVLEQRSLYDLSGGEEEDSYRGEDIYPTDPRKISHSKTSPTNHHEPHSGQIPRPLSLSSSSSLGYTPEMTPASTLATDEPLRASNRQGQGTGNRRVESSEEGGSSEAPPAAVSFGISDEGAEQAEKWKSESDTDLCRRESHRARCARLGQDESQSQRQVKETKSKCKRIARLLTDAPNPQNKGALLFKKRRQRVKKYTLVSYGTGESKFNSEDQLEEAEELQETGFDFVTTSESDFGEEYSTYHRQHDFSVNWGSVQEMEVLPGTKGKGVLMFAHRRKRMDEVVSEQEHRDKGLHLKAQSETGYTAANNMYNMRKMYAHSEQGNYMNSHVHQMNQQRSLVSNRTAKPFSGVRVGPADHSMPAGAVPVRKTAESRFKVAVPIVSNLQVWSPTGDIIASRDERISVPAIRTCSLPESRRKSSNKQQQTTKQRSDPQESRAYVESEEDCFSLGAEACNFMQPRAIKLKNPPPVAPKPVINPKCPPWLRGPPSEPCIPPRSSVSQTKYFVEPQRQRRYFAQDSSEPQKLANSWEADRAQATIQTPVVGRASVRSSSQSHLQSTTNSWNKPLPRSVVSMQAHCPTFTPHHPQLSARSKQDSVPSSVASCPLKPMKPFTSKISFPKGQVFGQGSDHPDDRTMTGKGAELFPKRQSRIEKFVVGGPTANQIRCPSPTMSLPNSWRYLSNVRAPPPLSYNPIHSPFYNPPEAKKAPSTKTTMAPKSVPKHLNTLDIMKHQPYRLDSSLFHCDVVPEAKSPSAKPALPSKFELTKKLKQKSAHAHSPNISEPDFENKSEASAKSSAKSSGLGLGRSRSLSLPRPSCSTGLMSPVGAQAPRSRVSPARQHRASLPRAFYKLPTPWEAASRSLFGSVDDAFSIQSAPSPVASRVQVTGPRGALPEPPEEWKRRVSLGPPLANRVHHRVAPAYVTSAPVRMKCARDKPTAVCGPPFRPAQPIKSAGKPRII